In the Methanobacterium sp. genome, TTCATGATCCATCCTCAAATGGATCATAAGCAGGCCATGGAATTACTTAGAACCACCCTGATCCATGATGTTAAAAAACTGGCGAAATGGAGAGAAACACTCAGAAAGGAAATGCTGGAACAACGCAAGGATATTCAAATGTCAAACCGAATCATAAATCAGGGCGAAGTAGGAAGAGTAAAAAATGTGGAAGCAGATAAAGTTGAAGTAATTCTTACTGATGGAGTTGAAGCATTGAATATGAACTGGGATGTCCTTGCTAAGGCCGGAGATACCATTTACATGAAAATGGAAAAACCATCACCATTAAGTGTCGGAGATCTAGTGGTGATTGAAGATGAAAATCTATGTATAAAAAAGAATAAATCCCCCTTAAGCTGTGATATCATACTTTGTAAATCAGAGTAATCAATACCAAAGTGTTTAAACTAGAGTTTAACTAATTAAGATACAATAGTTTAATATTATACAAATCATGGTGAAAATATGAACCTAACCTTTTTAGGAAGTGGTGGCGGACGCTTTCGCCACTATAACTCAGCGCAGGATGACCGGCGGATTTAGAATCGACGGTATTGATGGTAAAAACCTGCACTTGGATCCTGGGCCTGGGGCTCTGGTAAGAAGTTACCAGTTCGGTGTTAACCCCCTTAAACTCCATGGAATCCTGGTATCACACTCTCACACCGACCATTATAGCGATGCTGAGGTCTTAATTGAAGCAATGACTAGGGGGATGACCAGGAATAAGGGCATGGTAATTGGTAGTGAGAGTGTTATTAACGGATACCAGAAATGGGGGCCCTGTATCTCAGAATATCACTTGAGTAAATCGAAAGTGAAAGTAATGGAAGCTGGTGAAACATTTAGATTTGATGATCTTAAGATCACCGCCACACCTACTATTCATGGGGACCCTAAAAATATCGGCTTCCGCTTGGAATGGGATGGATTCATCTTATCTTACACATCTGACACAGCCTATTTTAAGGACCTGCATAACCATCATCAGAACGCTGATGTGCTAATTGCCAGTGTTATCAGACCGGGAAATGAAAAAATCAGAGGACACTTATGTGCCGATGAATTTCAAAAACTTTTGGAGGAAACTTCCCCTAAACTTGCAATTATGACCCATCTAGGAATGAAACTCATCACAGACCATCCTGTAGAAGAAGCCATGAGAATAACTAAAAATACTGGTATAAAAACACTGGCAGCCCAGGATGGTATGGTTATAAATCTAGACAAGTTCAGACAAAAACAACAGACTCTGGATGAATTTTAAATTATCCACAAAACAAAAATAAATAAGCTGAATAATAAAAAAAATGAATATTTGTTGCCTCGGTGGCTCAGTCTGGTAGAGCGCGTGACTCGTAATCTCGTGGTCGGGGGTTCAAATCCCCCCCGAGGCTTAATTCCCTTCTTTTAATCATAGTTATAAATCTAATTCCATTTATTTTGAGGTGAATTATTATGAAAGTAATGTTTAATGAGGGCATGGTAATGTGCCATGAACACTATCATTGCCCCTATGAAAACTGCAAACACTATTCATGGCACAAAGAGAAAGAATCTTGCAAAACTCGAAGGTGCCAGAAATTGCGGCAAATGGTTTCCTGTACAAAAACACCTATTAAAAAGGATGATAAATAGTTTAAGAATTGGATTAATGAGGGAAAAAATATAAGTTTCCTATAAAAAAAAGGTTTTTTACATTTTATTCTGTCATCTAAATACTGCAGGGATTGATAAATCCTGATCTTAACAAGTGGTCGGCCAGCACCATTGCCACAGCTGCTTCTGCTACGGCAGTGACCCGTGGACAAATGCAAGGGTCATGTCGGCCATTGATCTTTATTTCAGTTTCTTTCATGGTCTTAAGATCAACAGTTTTTTGAACCATGCTTATGGAGGGGGTGGGTTTAACTGCGATTCTAGTTACAATAGGCATCCCATTAGATATTCCCCCGATTATGCCCCCACTGGTATTAGTGGTAGTCTTTATTTGGTCACTTTCACAATAGTACTCATCATTGGTGGCACTAGCGGTGGTTTCAGCTAATTTGAATCCGAAACCAATTTCCACACCCTTAACTGCACCTATACCCATCAATGCCCTGGCTAGATCCGCATCAAGTTTATCGAAAACAGGTTCTCCAATTCCGGCTGGAACATTGAAGGCAATGGTTTCCACAACACCACCAACAGAATCTCCTTTTTCTCGGGCATCCAGGATTTTTTCTTCCATAAGTTTGGCTGCTTTCTGGTCGGCACACCGCACTGGATTCTTTTTAGAATATTCTTCAATAAGATTGTAAGATACGTTTTTGGCCTTCAAATCTCCTATTTGGGTTACATGGGAAATTACTCTGATTTTTAGATGATTAAGGAGTTTTTTGGCAACAGCCCCACCTATAACATGACCAATTGTGGCCCTACCACTCCCTCTGCCCCCTCCACGGTAATCATATCTACCATATTTGGAAGTCCATGTGAAATCACCATGTCCTGGGCGAGGTTTATCTCGGAAGGGTTCGTAGGCAGATGAATCAGCATCCTTATTATACACCACTGCAGAAATGGGTGTTCCATCTGTTTTCCCCTGGAATATTCCAGATAAAATTTCTACTTGATCAGTTTCGCCTCGACTAGTAGTTATTTTACTGGTGCCTGGTCGACGATGGTCTAATTCTGATTGTATATCCTCACGTGACAGTTTCAGTCCTGCTGGACAACCATCCACTACCGCACCCAGTGCAGTGCCGTGGCTGGACCCATAGGTGGTGACCCTGAACAAATTCCCGGTAGTGTTGCCTGCCATTGAATCCACATCCATTAAACTCTGATTATTAATATTGGTAGCTATAATAAATAGAACTATGGTATTAATTCATTGTATTATCAGTTAAATAAACCGTAGGGTCTGGCTGATCTGTATTAGATTTTTAATAATAGCTAAGGTGTATGATGAGTTTATCTTTCCATCCACCGAACAATTAAGTATGAAAGATTTGGATCAGAGAGAATTTCATTCCAGTGATTTTTAAAGTGGGGTTTTTCTTCAGTTTAGGGTCATCGGGAATAAAGTGTTATATAAGGTGATAACAATTGTTCCAATTCATGTTCATCGTTTTTACACACTTTACATGCCATTTAATTCACCATAGTAGAATGTTCATTGAGTAACAGCATATAATGCTTGGTTATATATTTTTCCTTCTTTGAAAGCACTTCTTTTTAAGATACCCTCGAGATAGAATCCATTTTTTTCAAGAACCCTTCTTGAGGCCATGTTATGTTCGAAAGGTTTGGCAAATATCCTTTTTAGCCCTAAATCATTGAATCCGTAATTCACAATTCCCTTTAAAGCTGAAGATGCGATTCCAGTGCCCCAATATTTTTCTCCTAGCCAGTATCCCACTTCTGCAGATATTCTTTCTATATCCTCCCCTAAAGCTAGTCCTATGGCGCCGATTGCTTGATCATTGACGGTTATTGCAAAATTACATTTCGTTTCATCATTATTGGTTATCTCAATCCATGTTTTTGCATCCTCAATTGTGTAGGGGTGTGGGAAAAGATCTCTCATATTAACAGCAATACGATAATTGTTGGCATTTTCCACTAAACTATCAATATCAGAGATTTCCCATCCACGTAAAATGCATCTATCACATTTAATTCTCATAATTCCACACAATTTAACAATTTATTTTGTACTTATTAATAATGTCGGATATATCTATTTCAAAGTTTTTTTAATTTCAGGAGATCAACTGCATGAATGAATCCATATTAAAAATCTATGAAAAACTTTACAATCTTTACGGTCCTCAAGGTTGGTGGCCATTAATAGACCTCGAATCAGAAAATTTGAATAAAAGTGGTGCTACTCATGGTTACCATCCCCTTAATTATGAACTTCCTGAAACTGAGAAACAGAAATATGAAATTATTTTAGGGTCAATTCTAACCCAAAACACTGCTTGGACGTCAGCAGAAAAGGCCCTTTTGAATTTAAAAAAGATTACAAATTTTAATCCTGAGAAAATTATTTCATTAGATGATGAAGCACTGAAAAAAGCAGTTCGCCCAGCAGGGTTTTTAAATCAAAAATCAACTTACATACGTGGGATCACCAAGTTCTTCTCATCCCTGGAAGGAACAACTCCAAGTAGAAACGAAATTTTAAAGGTTAAAGGAGTAGGTAACGAAACTGCTGACTCAATCCTCCTTTATGCTTACAAAAAACCCGAATTTGTTGTTGATACCTACACCAGAAGAATTTTCAGCAATCTGAGCTTGGTGGATGAGAAAATTAGTTACATGGAGTTGAAAAAACTCTTTGAAAATAATCTACCTTTATCTGTACCTATCTATCAAGAATACCATGCGTTGTTAGTGGAACATGCAAAAAGATATTACCGTAAAAAGCCTTATGATGATATTTTAAAGATATGAAAGAATTCAGACGATATACTCAATGAAATAATATATCTATGAAGAAATAGATTAAATGTAATGTTTAAATGCCCATCATTGAATTAAATAATATATGTAGAGTATGGATATAGATGGTGATCAAATGCAATTCCCAACTCGTCGCATGCGTAGACTAAGAAAAACCAGCCAGATAAGGAAAATTCTCCGCGAAACAGTACTAAACTCTGAAGATTTTATCTACCCCCTATTCATCAAAGAAGAACTTGAAGAAGGTGCAGGGGAGCCTATTGATACCATGCCTGGCCAGTACCGTTACAGTTTGGAGGATGCTGTTGATGAAGCTAAAAGGCTGGAAAAAATTGGACTTCAATCTGTTTTACTCTTTGGAATGCCAGAAGAAAAGGATGAAATGGGAACTGCGGCCTACGCAGATGACGGGATTGTTCAACAGACTGTGAGACGTCTTAAAGCAGAAACAGATCTGGTGGTAATCACAGATGTTTGTCTTTGCCAATACACTAGCCATGGACACTGCGGAATTGTGGAAGGGAATCAAATTGTTAATGATGAAA is a window encoding:
- a CDS encoding endonuclease III domain-containing protein, with the protein product MNESILKIYEKLYNLYGPQGWWPLIDLESENLNKSGATHGYHPLNYELPETEKQKYEIILGSILTQNTAWTSAEKALLNLKKITNFNPEKIISLDDEALKKAVRPAGFLNQKSTYIRGITKFFSSLEGTTPSRNEILKVKGVGNETADSILLYAYKKPEFVVDTYTRRIFSNLSLVDEKISYMELKKLFENNLPLSVPIYQEYHALLVEHAKRYYRKKPYDDILKI
- the aroC gene encoding chorismate synthase, producing the protein MAGNTTGNLFRVTTYGSSHGTALGAVVDGCPAGLKLSREDIQSELDHRRPGTSKITTSRGETDQVEILSGIFQGKTDGTPISAVVYNKDADSSAYEPFRDKPRPGHGDFTWTSKYGRYDYRGGGRGSGRATIGHVIGGAVAKKLLNHLKIRVISHVTQIGDLKAKNVSYNLIEEYSKKNPVRCADQKAAKLMEEKILDAREKGDSVGGVVETIAFNVPAGIGEPVFDKLDADLARALMGIGAVKGVEIGFGFKLAETTASATNDEYYCESDQIKTTTNTSGGIIGGISNGMPIVTRIAVKPTPSISMVQKTVDLKTMKETEIKINGRHDPCICPRVTAVAEAAVAMVLADHLLRSGFINPCSI
- a CDS encoding GNAT family N-acetyltransferase, yielding MRIKCDRCILRGWEISDIDSLVENANNYRIAVNMRDLFPHPYTIEDAKTWIEITNNDETKCNFAITVNDQAIGAIGLALGEDIERISAEVGYWLGEKYWGTGIASSALKGIVNYGFNDLGLKRIFAKPFEHNMASRRVLEKNGFYLEGILKRSAFKEGKIYNQALYAVTQ
- a CDS encoding MBL fold metallo-hydrolase, whose amino-acid sequence is MADAFATITQRRMTGGFRIDGIDGKNLHLDPGPGALVRSYQFGVNPLKLHGILVSHSHTDHYSDAEVLIEAMTRGMTRNKGMVIGSESVINGYQKWGPCISEYHLSKSKVKVMEAGETFRFDDLKITATPTIHGDPKNIGFRLEWDGFILSYTSDTAYFKDLHNHHQNADVLIASVIRPGNEKIRGHLCADEFQKLLEETSPKLAIMTHLGMKLITDHPVEEAMRITKNTGIKTLAAQDGMVINLDKFRQKQQTLDEF